The following proteins are co-located in the Triticum aestivum cultivar Chinese Spring chromosome 1A, IWGSC CS RefSeq v2.1, whole genome shotgun sequence genome:
- the LOC123095209 gene encoding uncharacterized protein, producing the protein MPVPKAAAQHKVYPRLATPQKQRGTRAGRLLRRDRSSYPVMPEEAQALGLALGLGAESSPGTTTVEVTRAGASRRRRSPRLERARRQTMSVLFDELGALLPDLPHRACRADVVDGAIAYVRALEDTAAELEAHRAMSAGRSRRARGGSAEVVAAGETSCFAVRLRAARPGALTRVLQVFQRHRVPVLAATVSRNGGEAAVTVTTAVVAPAVAGKIEADIISSSMSDESY; encoded by the exons ATGCCCGTCCCCAAAGCCGCTGCCCAACACAAAGTGTACCCCCGGCTCGCAACTCCGCAAAAACAGAGAGGCACTCGCGCCGGTCGGTTGCTCCGGCGAGATAGATCATCTTACCCCGTCATGCCCGAGGAGGCGCAGGCGCTGGGGCTGGCTCTGGGTCTGGGAGCGGAAAGCTCGCCGGGGACGACGACGGTCGAGGTGACTCGCGCGGGGGCGTCCAGGCGGCGCAGGTCACCCCGTCTGGAGCGCGCGCGCCGGCAGACCATGTCCGTGCTCTTCGACGAGCTGGGCGCGCTGCTCCCCGACCTCCCCCATCGG GCGTGCAGGGCGGACGTCGTCGACGGGGCCATCGCGTACGTCAGGGCGCTGGAGGACACGGCCGCCGAGCTCGAGGCGcacagggcgatgtctgccgggcgGAGCCGCCGCGCACGCGGCGGCAGCGCCGAGGTGGTCGCGGCCGGGGAGACGTCGTGCTTCGCCGTCCGGCTGCGCGCGGCCAGGCCGGGCGCGCTCACGCGCGTGCTCCAGGTGTTCCAGCGGCACCGCGTGCCCGTCCTGGCGGCCACCGTCTCGCGAAACGGCGGGGAGGCTGCGGTCACGGTCACCACGGCCGTGGTGGCACCGGCGGTCGCGGGGAAGATCGAGGCAGATATCATTAGCAGCAGCATGAGTGACGAGTCGTACTGA
- the LOC123190339 gene encoding peroxidase 5 yields MGGSSTFMPAPAMATTALILLLVFSSSPAVVAWKDSGLSVGFYKELCPKAEKVVRRVVTKAFKKEPGTPGDIIRLFFHDCFVRGCDASVLLESTPGNTAERDSKPNNPSLDGFEVISDAKEILEKLCPQTVSCADILALSARDGAFLASGLDYAIPTGRRDGLVSKEDEVLPSVPHPDFRHDQLIENFTAKGFTAEELVTLSGAHSIGTSHCSSFTDRLYKYYNNGAYGTDPAIPAAYAARLKKKCPPSTAAHNDTTMVQLDDVTPFVMDNQYYKNLLAGTVAFDSDMALMDDPETAALVDLYAREPSDYWTKRFAAAMVKVSEMDVLTGSKGEIRLNCSKVN; encoded by the exons ATGGGCGGTTCGTCGACGTTCATGCCGGCGCCTGCCATGGCGACGACGGCTCTGATACTCCTCCTAGTGTTTTCGtcgtcgccagcggtggtggcgtGGAAAGATTCCGGACTGTCCGTAGGGTTCTATAAGGAGTTGTGTCCCAAGGCCGAGAAGGTCGTCCGGCGAGTCGTCACCAAGGCCTTCAAGAAGGAGCCCGGCACCCCCGGCGACATCATCCGCCTCTTTTTCCACGACTGCTTTGTCCGT GGTTGTGACGCCTCGGTGCTACTCGAGTCAACACCAGGGAACACGGCGGAGAGGGACTCGAAGCCAAACAACCCCAGCTTGGATGGTTTCGAGGTCATAAGTGACGCCAAGGAGATTCTTGAGAAACTTTGCCCACAAACCGTCTCTTGTGCCGACATCCTAGCCCTCTCCGCTCGTGATGGAGCCTTCCTTGCTAGCGGGCTCGACTATGCCATTCCAACGGGCCGGCGTGATGGACTCGTCTCCAAGGAAGACGAGGTTCTCCCTAGTGTCCCTCACCCCGACTTCCGCCATGATCAGCTTATCGAAAACTTCACTGCAAAAG GTTTTACGGCCGAGGAGCTGGTGACACTGTCCGGAGCCCACTCCATCGGCACCTCACACTGCTCATCGTTCACGGACCGTTTGTACAAGTACTACAACAACGGTGCATACGGCACGGACCCGGCGATTCCGGCGGCGTATGCTGCGCGTCTCAAGAAGAAGTGTCCGCCGTCGACGGCGGCGCACAACGACACCACAATGGTGCAGCTCGACGACGTGACACCATTCGTGATGGACAACCAGTACTACAAGAACTTGCTGGCCGGCACGGTGGCGTTCGACTCGGACATGGCGCTCATGGACGACCCTGAGACGGCCGCCCTCGTCGACCTCTACGCCCGGGAGCCCTCGGACTACTGGACCAAGCGATTCGCCGCCGCGATGGTGAAGGTCAGCGAGATGGACGTGCTCACTGGCAGCAAGGGGGAGATCAGGCTGAACTGCTCCAAGGTGAACTAG